One window from the genome of [Mycobacterium] stephanolepidis encodes:
- a CDS encoding glycosyltransferase family 4 protein, with product MTGSEWFSSLPGGLNRYFTDLFTALRRRDNIELSAAAFGVPSDGGWSWGATGGSTRSRVLTAFNDRSGLRQPGILDRHFCLYGPSATGWRTHSRLVVHFHGPWAAESRFAGAGAFRSRAKYLVERLRYTGAERMIVLSDRFRDVLIEDYRIPADRIEVIPPGVDLDRFGLLPPLEAPTGRRTVLCVRRLEHRMGIHRLIESWRAVVSAHPDVCLMIVGTGTAEDNLRTQVSVAGLDDSVQFTGRVDDQTLTQLYTLADLTVVPSVALEGFGLIALESLATGRPAVVTDCGGLPDAVRGLDPTLIVPSDNAEALGARLISALDGVLPTPQQCRRHAESFSWAAAAQRHHAVYSELSA from the coding sequence ATGACCGGCTCGGAGTGGTTCTCATCGTTGCCCGGCGGGCTGAATCGGTACTTCACAGATCTATTCACCGCGCTGCGCCGGCGGGACAACATCGAACTGTCCGCCGCCGCATTCGGGGTGCCTTCAGACGGCGGATGGTCCTGGGGCGCTACCGGCGGGTCCACTCGCTCGCGGGTTCTCACCGCCTTCAACGATCGATCCGGGCTGCGGCAACCCGGGATTCTGGATCGCCACTTCTGCCTCTACGGGCCATCGGCCACCGGATGGCGCACCCACAGCCGGCTGGTTGTGCACTTCCACGGACCCTGGGCAGCAGAAAGCAGGTTCGCAGGGGCCGGAGCGTTCCGTTCGCGTGCCAAGTACCTCGTCGAACGCCTCCGGTACACCGGCGCTGAACGGATGATCGTGCTGTCGGATCGATTCCGTGACGTGCTGATCGAGGACTATCGAATACCCGCGGATCGCATCGAAGTCATTCCGCCCGGGGTCGACCTCGACAGATTCGGACTGCTACCACCGTTGGAGGCACCCACCGGGAGGCGCACGGTGCTCTGCGTGCGCAGGCTCGAACATCGCATGGGAATTCACCGCCTCATCGAATCGTGGCGGGCCGTCGTGTCCGCGCACCCAGATGTCTGCCTGATGATCGTGGGCACGGGCACCGCCGAAGACAATCTGAGGACACAGGTATCAGTGGCGGGTCTGGACGACAGCGTTCAATTCACCGGTCGTGTGGACGACCAGACCCTGACACAGCTCTACACGCTTGCCGACCTCACCGTCGTGCCGTCCGTGGCTCTTGAGGGGTTCGGACTGATCGCACTCGAATCCTTGGCCACCGGTAGGCCCGCCGTGGTCACCGACTGTGGTGGGCTCCCTGATGCGGTACGCGGTCTGGATCCCACGTTGATCGTGCCTTCCGACAACGCCGAAGCGCTTGGGGCACGACTCATCTCAGCGCTCGATGGCGTTCTCCCCACTCCACAACAGTGCCGACGACATGCCGAGTCCTTCTCCTGGGCCGCTGCCGCACAGCGTCACCATGCCGTGTATTCGGAGTTGAGCGCATGA
- a CDS encoding sugar transferase, translating into MDLKSVVSDGIQRRVEARPGGLFYLHRRWAPAADLVAIALTSLVSYQLAHHLLSGRQDLGRWYAATDVVIAVTWFAALSLHTVGPGKALRAVLQQWQTVVSVTFQLFTIVLLTYLISRIELIDIRHLVIEIPLGLLGILVARYGLRRIWGSASRTPVLLAGDHDAVREMVTAFGRHRGSGFEVVGACTPGVEHWLGGQAIEVGGHRVPIVGDDRHVVEAAQRTSAQIVAVAMTNGLGRKELSVLASELGDLGIELAASPGDVDETVVTTAERGLERVHMLEMLAPGHRRARSMSKEAFDMAFAAAAILATAPVMLAIAAAIKLTSTGPVLYVSERIGLDGVPFRMIKFRSMYTGADRDTAAMIDSAGSTPVFFKAKEDPRITPVGAFIRKYSLDELPQFFNVLFGDMSVVGPRPQVQREVDAYDETMRRRLLVKPGVTGQWQVSGRNDLSVDESIRHDISYVDNWSMGLDIRIISRTVGAVVRSEGAY; encoded by the coding sequence ATGGATTTGAAGAGCGTCGTTAGTGATGGAATTCAACGGAGGGTAGAAGCGCGCCCTGGGGGGCTCTTCTACCTGCACCGACGATGGGCGCCGGCGGCCGACCTGGTCGCCATCGCTCTCACGTCGCTGGTCTCGTATCAGCTCGCGCATCATCTGCTGTCCGGGCGGCAAGACCTGGGACGGTGGTACGCGGCAACCGATGTTGTGATCGCCGTCACCTGGTTTGCTGCGCTCTCGCTGCACACCGTCGGCCCGGGAAAGGCGTTGCGGGCGGTCTTGCAGCAATGGCAGACGGTCGTCAGTGTCACGTTCCAGCTGTTCACGATCGTGCTGCTCACCTATCTCATCTCACGCATCGAGCTGATCGATATTCGGCATCTGGTCATCGAGATCCCGCTGGGACTGCTGGGCATACTCGTCGCCCGATACGGGCTGCGGCGTATCTGGGGCTCGGCGAGCCGGACGCCCGTGCTGCTGGCGGGCGATCACGATGCCGTCCGGGAGATGGTCACCGCCTTTGGTCGTCACCGGGGCAGCGGCTTCGAGGTCGTCGGCGCGTGCACCCCCGGAGTTGAGCATTGGCTTGGGGGACAGGCGATCGAGGTTGGCGGTCACCGCGTACCGATCGTCGGTGACGACCGGCACGTGGTCGAGGCGGCGCAGCGGACATCGGCTCAGATCGTCGCGGTCGCGATGACCAATGGACTTGGGCGCAAGGAACTTTCAGTGCTGGCCTCCGAGCTCGGAGATCTGGGAATCGAGCTCGCGGCATCTCCGGGGGACGTGGATGAGACCGTCGTGACCACAGCGGAGCGGGGTCTGGAGCGGGTCCACATGCTGGAGATGCTCGCCCCGGGCCATCGCCGCGCGCGATCGATGTCCAAGGAAGCTTTCGACATGGCGTTCGCGGCTGCCGCCATTCTGGCCACCGCGCCGGTGATGCTCGCGATTGCCGCGGCCATCAAGCTCACCAGCACCGGGCCGGTGCTCTACGTATCCGAACGAATTGGCTTGGACGGTGTGCCATTTCGAATGATCAAGTTCCGCAGTATGTACACGGGCGCCGACCGCGATACCGCGGCGATGATCGACTCGGCAGGAAGCACGCCCGTCTTCTTCAAGGCGAAGGAAGATCCCCGCATCACCCCGGTGGGGGCGTTCATCCGAAAGTACAGCCTCGATGAACTGCCCCAGTTCTTCAATGTGCTGTTCGGTGACATGAGCGTCGTGGGGCCGCGCCCGCAGGTGCAGCGCGAGGTCGACGCCTACGACGAGACGATGCGGCGACGGCTCCTGGTGAAACCGGGCGTTACCGGTCAATGGCAGGTCAGCGGCCGTAACGATCTTTCGGTCGATGAGTCTATTCGTCACGACATCTCGTATGTCGACAACTGGTCCATGGGGCTCGACATCCGCATCATTTCCCGGACTGTCGGCGCGGTGGTGCGCAGCGAGGGCGCGTACTGA